The following proteins are co-located in the Camelina sativa cultivar DH55 chromosome 12, Cs, whole genome shotgun sequence genome:
- the LOC104731149 gene encoding cysteine-rich receptor-like protein kinase 18, whose product MANKSCESVLFFFLFLVISFNAISVSAQKCDNITGTFKPNSPYDKNRQLIHSTLASNVTAQAGYYFIGSIGISPDQVYTMGMCAQAAENDVCALCIKTTSESLLQSCPNEADAFFWSGEETLCLVRYSNRPFSGLLDMEPRGAIYNTGELNTNLTEFDILWKNLTSGMIAGITSSSSGANNSSKYYTYALAPVPDFKNISAMMQCTPDVSSENCSTCLRTNVDDYDNCCRGYQGGVISRPNCFFRWEVYSFSGAIDQINLPKSPPPSPTTSPVANLPKKDRRISGGSISGIVVVIVVTIILIVVSLVIFKRRKQKQDIDLPSDLIMVSNEPESVQYDLKTIESATSNFSERNKLGKGGFGEVYKGMLMNGTEIAVKRLSKTSGQGEVEFKNEVVVVAKLQHINLVRLLGFSLQGEEKLLVYEFVSNKSLDYFLFDATKRNQLDWTKQRNIIGGITRGILYLHQDSRLKIIHRDLKASNILLDSDMNPKISDFGMARIFGMDQTVANTGRVVGTFGYMSPEYVTHGQFSMKSDVYSFGVLILEIISGKKNSSFYQMDGLVNNLVTYVWRLWENKSLHELIDPGIRDDFKTDEVIRYIHIGLLCVQKNPADRPTMSTIHQMVTTSSITLPVPLPPGFFFRNEQGLNPLGQRLEPGQSTSKSFACSVDEATITDVNPR is encoded by the exons atggcaaacaaaagttgtgaatcagtcctttttttcttcctcttcttagtCATAAGCTTCAATGCCATCTCTGTTTCTGCACAAAAGTGTGACAATATTACTGGGACTTTCAAACCGAATAGTCCTTATGACAAGAACCGCCAACTCATCCACTCTACTCTCGCTTCTAACGTCACGGCTCAGGCTGGCTACTACTTCATCGGTTCGATTGGGATTTCTCCTGACCAAGTCTACACCATGGGGATGTGCGCTCAAGCTGCAGAAAATGATGTTTGCGCTCTCTGTATCAAGACCACATCAGAGAGTTTATTACAAAGCTGTCCTAACGAGGCAGATGCTTTCTTCTGGTCAGGTGAAGAAACCCTTTGCCTTGTTCGCTACTCTAACCGCCCTTTCTCTGGTTTACTCGATATGGAGCCACGTGGAGCGATTTACAATACAGGAGAACTCAATACGAATCTGACTGAGTTTGATATCTTGTGGAAAAACTTAACGTCTGGTATGATCGCCGGaataacttcttcttcatcaggcGCTAACAATTCGTCTAAGTACTACACATACGCCTTAGCTCCAGTGCCCGATTTTAAGAACATATCAGCAATGATGCAATGCACACCAGACGTTTCTTCAGAGAATTGTAGCACTTGTTTACGAACAAACGTTGACGACTATGACAACTGTTGCCGTGGATACCAAGGCGGCGTTATATCACGGCCAAACTGCTTTTTCCGATGGGAAGTGTATTCATTCTCTGGTGCTATTGATCAGATTAATTTACCAAAGTCACCGCCGCCTTCTCCTACAACTTCTCCTGTAGCCAACTTACCCAAGAAAG ATAGAAGAATCTCAGGAGGAAGTATCTCTGGGatagttgttgttattgttgttacGATAATATTGATTGTTGTAAGCTTGGTTATtttcaagagaagaaagcaaaaacaagATATTGACTTACCAAgtga CTTAATTATGGTTTCAAATGAACCGGAGTCTGTTCAATATGATTTAAAGACTATTGAATCCGCGACGAGCAACTTTTCCGAACGTAACAAGCTTGGTAAAGGTGGTTTTGGTGAGGTTTACAAG GGTATGCTCATGAATGGCACTGAAATTGCGGTAAAGAGATTGTCGAAAACATCAGGACAAGGTGAAGTAGAGTTCAAGAatgaggttgttgttgttgcaaagCTTCAACACATAAATCTTGTTAGACTTCTTGGGTTTTCGCTACAAGGAGAAGAGAAGTTACTCGTCTATGAGTTTGTTTCAAACAAAAGCCTCGATTATTTCCTCTTCG ACGCTACGAAGCGAAATCAGTTGGACTGGACAAAGCAACGCAACATCATCGGTGGGATTACTCGAGGGATTttatatcttcatcaagattcacggCTCAAGATTATACATCGTGATCTCAAAGCGAGTAACATTCTCTTAGACTCTGATATGAATCCCAAAATTTCTGATTTCGGAATGGCAAGGATCTTTGGAATGGACCAAACTGTAGCCAATACAGGCAGAGTAGTTGGAACCTT cGGTTACATGTCTCCCGAGTATGTGACACATGGCCAATTCTCGATGAAATCAGACGTCTATAGCTTTGGAGTATTGATTCTTGAGATCATAAGTGGCAAAAAGAATAGCAGCTTCTACCAAATGGATGGTTTAGTTAACAATTTAGTCACATAT GTCTGGAGGCTATGGGAGAATAAGTCATTGCATGAGCTTATAGATCCCGGCATCAGAGATGATTTTAAAACCGATGAAGTGATTAGATACATTCATATTGGGCTGTTATGTGTTCAAAAAAATCCTGCAGATCGTCCAACAATGTCTACAATTCACCAAATGGTCACAACCAGCTCAATTACTCTGCCTGTGCCTTTGCCACCTGGATTTTTCTTTAGGAACGAACAAGGATTGAACCCATTAGGCCAGAGATTGGAGCCGGGTCAATCGACCAGCAAGTCTTTTGCTTGTTCCGTTGATGAAGCAACAATCACTGATGTTAATCCTCGTTGA
- the LOC104731150 gene encoding putative cysteine-rich receptor-like protein kinase 16 isoform X1: MISRMKLIYLLLVFCFFLVSFHVSSAQKCGNTGLFRPYDRYDTNRHLLLSSLASNVSARGGFYNASVGHGPDRVYASGTCIQGAEPKVCSNCIKFSSKRLIKKCYNQTEGLDWTSYNGIPCMIRYSNRLFFGSLEMEPFNKEYHSPDFLVNLTEFEKTWEALMLSVIAKATSSSNPMYYGADSQKIGTSRNIYGFVQCISDISPRSCAKCLRKNVDHYKLCCRGKTFGISFRPSCYMRWDLYSFYRVFDNKTSPTLPLEKGRISLRSLDGRKTSTGLVHVVLALVASVLLALGFCILYRRRKTYHEFAIENDITRSGIVQFDFNTIEAATNNFHKSNKLGHGGFGEVYKGVFPNGTEVAVKRLSKTSGQGEQEFTNEVLLVAKLQHKNLIRLLGYSVKGEEKILVYEFVPNKSLDYFLFHHERRAQLDWRKRYNIIGEITRGILYLHQDSRLTIIHRDIKASNILLDAEMNPKIADFGMARNFRVDQTEDNTIRVVGTFGYMPPEYVANGQFSMKSDVYSFGVLTLEIILGKKNSSFHQIHGSVCNLVSYVWRVWNNKTLLELVDPTMGENYDKYEVVRCIHIGLLCVQENPADRPTMSTVIKMLTNTSITLPVPQPPGFVFRARSEPNLLSKIMQIGPSTTMSFTCSIDDASITDVYPR; this comes from the exons ATGATATCGAGAATGAAACTGATATATCTTTTGTTAGTCTTCTGTTTTTTCCTTGTAAGCTTTCATGTTTCGTCTGCACAAAAATGCGGGAACACTGGTTTATTTAGACCCTACGATAGATATGATACAAACCGTCACCTTCTACTCTCTTCTCTAGCTTCTAATGTCTCAGCTCGAGGTGGCTTCTACAATGCTTCCGTTGGACACGGACCCGATCGGGTGTATGCTTCCGGGACGTGCATCCAAGGTGCTGAACCAAAGGTTTGCTCAAACTGTATCAAATTTTCTTCTAAAAGGTTGATAAAGAAATGTTATAACCAGACAGAAGGTCTCGACTGGACCTCCTACAATGGAATTCCTTGTATGATACGTTACTCTAACcgtttgttttttggatcactCGAGATGGAACCATTTAATAAGGAGTACCATAGTCCAGATTTCCTTGTCAACTTGACAGAGTTTGAAAAAACATGGGAGGCCTTGATGCTTAGTGTGATAGCAAAAGCTACCTCGTCGTCAAACCCAATGTATTACGGTGCCGACAGCCAAAAGATTGGGACTTCCCGAAACATCTATGGTTTTGTGCAATGCATTAGCGATATATCTCCGCGGAGCTGTGCCAAATGTTTAAGGAAAAATGTGGATCACTATAAGTTATGCTGCCGTGGGAAAACATTTGGCATTAGTTTCAGGCCGAGCTGTTACATGCGGTGGGATCTCTATTcattttatagagtttttgacAATAAGACGTCACCCACACTTCCTCTTGAAAAAGGTAGAATATCTCTCAGAA GTTTAGATGGCAGAAAGACTTCTACAGGACTAGTACATGTTGTTCTCGCCTTGGTGGCCAGTGTGCTGCTTGCTCTAGGGTTTTGTATTCTTTATAGAAGGAGAAAAACGTACCATGAATTTGCAATTGAAA ATGATATTACAAGATCAGGCATAGTTCAATTcgattttaatacaattgaagctgcaacaaataattttcataaGAGTAACAAGCTAGGTCATGGTGGATTTGGTGAAGTTTATAAG GGAGTATTCCCAAATGGAACAGAAGTTGCTGTGAAGAGGCTGTCTAAAACTTCAGGTCAAGGTGAACAAGAGTTTACGAACGAGGTGCTTCTTGTAGCTAAGCTCCAACATAAAAATCTGATTAGACTTCTTGGGTACTCTGTCAAGGGCGAAGAAAAGATACTCGTCTACGAGTTTGTACCGAACAAAAGTCTCGATTATTTCCTTTTCC ACCATGAAAGGAGGGCTCAGCTGGATTGGAGGAAACGATACAACATTATTGGAGAAATAACTCGTGGGATTttatatcttcatcaagattcacgACTGACAATCATACATCGTGACATTAAAGCGAGTAACATTCTCCTGGATGCTGAAATGAACCCGAAAATTGCTGATTTTGGTATGGCAAGGAATTTCAGAGTGGACCAGACTGAGGACAATACAATAAGAGTAGTTGGAACATT CGGTTACATGCCTCCCGAGTATGTGGCGAATGGACAGTTCTCAATGAAATCTGATGTGTATAGTTTCGGAGTTTTGACTCTGGAGATTATTCTTGGCAAAAAGAATAGTAGCTTCCACCAGATACATGGTTCAGTATGCAACTTGGTCTCATAT GTATGGAGGGTTTGgaacaacaaaacattattgGAACTCGTAGACCCGACCATGGGAGAGAATTATGATAAATATGAAGTCGTTAGATGCATCCATATCGGGTTATTGTGCGTTCAAGAAAACCCTGCTGATCGTCCAACCATGTCCACAGTAATTAAGATGCTCACTAATACTTCAATTACTCTACCTGTGCCTCAACCACCTGGATTTGTCTTCAGGGCCAGATCTGAGCCAAACCTATTAAGCAAGATAATGCAGATTGGTCCGTCTACTACCATGTCTTTCACTTGTTCCATTGATGATGCATCAATCACGGATGTTTATCCTCGTTGA
- the LOC104731150 gene encoding putative cysteine-rich receptor-like protein kinase 16 isoform X2, translating to MKLIYLLLVFCFFLVSFHVSSAQKCGNTGLFRPYDRYDTNRHLLLSSLASNVSARGGFYNASVGHGPDRVYASGTCIQGAEPKVCSNCIKFSSKRLIKKCYNQTEGLDWTSYNGIPCMIRYSNRLFFGSLEMEPFNKEYHSPDFLVNLTEFEKTWEALMLSVIAKATSSSNPMYYGADSQKIGTSRNIYGFVQCISDISPRSCAKCLRKNVDHYKLCCRGKTFGISFRPSCYMRWDLYSFYRVFDNKTSPTLPLEKDGRKTSTGLVHVVLALVASVLLALGFCILYRRRKTYHEFAIEIADDITRSGIVQFDFNTIEAATNNFHKSNKLGHGGFGEVYKGVFPNGTEVAVKRLSKTSGQGEQEFTNEVLLVAKLQHKNLIRLLGYSVKGEEKILVYEFVPNKSLDYFLFHHERRAQLDWRKRYNIIGEITRGILYLHQDSRLTIIHRDIKASNILLDAEMNPKIADFGMARNFRVDQTEDNTIRVVGTFGYMPPEYVANGQFSMKSDVYSFGVLTLEIILGKKNSSFHQIHGSVCNLVSYVWRVWNNKTLLELVDPTMGENYDKYEVVRCIHIGLLCVQENPADRPTMSTVIKMLTNTSITLPVPQPPGFVFRARSEPNLLSKIMQIGPSTTMSFTCSIDDASITDVYPR from the exons ATGAAACTGATATATCTTTTGTTAGTCTTCTGTTTTTTCCTTGTAAGCTTTCATGTTTCGTCTGCACAAAAATGCGGGAACACTGGTTTATTTAGACCCTACGATAGATATGATACAAACCGTCACCTTCTACTCTCTTCTCTAGCTTCTAATGTCTCAGCTCGAGGTGGCTTCTACAATGCTTCCGTTGGACACGGACCCGATCGGGTGTATGCTTCCGGGACGTGCATCCAAGGTGCTGAACCAAAGGTTTGCTCAAACTGTATCAAATTTTCTTCTAAAAGGTTGATAAAGAAATGTTATAACCAGACAGAAGGTCTCGACTGGACCTCCTACAATGGAATTCCTTGTATGATACGTTACTCTAACcgtttgttttttggatcactCGAGATGGAACCATTTAATAAGGAGTACCATAGTCCAGATTTCCTTGTCAACTTGACAGAGTTTGAAAAAACATGGGAGGCCTTGATGCTTAGTGTGATAGCAAAAGCTACCTCGTCGTCAAACCCAATGTATTACGGTGCCGACAGCCAAAAGATTGGGACTTCCCGAAACATCTATGGTTTTGTGCAATGCATTAGCGATATATCTCCGCGGAGCTGTGCCAAATGTTTAAGGAAAAATGTGGATCACTATAAGTTATGCTGCCGTGGGAAAACATTTGGCATTAGTTTCAGGCCGAGCTGTTACATGCGGTGGGATCTCTATTcattttatagagtttttgacAATAAGACGTCACCCACACTTCCTCTTGAAAAAG ATGGCAGAAAGACTTCTACAGGACTAGTACATGTTGTTCTCGCCTTGGTGGCCAGTGTGCTGCTTGCTCTAGGGTTTTGTATTCTTTATAGAAGGAGAAAAACGTACCATGAATTTGCAATTGAAA TTGCAGATGATATTACAAGATCAGGCATAGTTCAATTcgattttaatacaattgaagctgcaacaaataattttcataaGAGTAACAAGCTAGGTCATGGTGGATTTGGTGAAGTTTATAAG GGAGTATTCCCAAATGGAACAGAAGTTGCTGTGAAGAGGCTGTCTAAAACTTCAGGTCAAGGTGAACAAGAGTTTACGAACGAGGTGCTTCTTGTAGCTAAGCTCCAACATAAAAATCTGATTAGACTTCTTGGGTACTCTGTCAAGGGCGAAGAAAAGATACTCGTCTACGAGTTTGTACCGAACAAAAGTCTCGATTATTTCCTTTTCC ACCATGAAAGGAGGGCTCAGCTGGATTGGAGGAAACGATACAACATTATTGGAGAAATAACTCGTGGGATTttatatcttcatcaagattcacgACTGACAATCATACATCGTGACATTAAAGCGAGTAACATTCTCCTGGATGCTGAAATGAACCCGAAAATTGCTGATTTTGGTATGGCAAGGAATTTCAGAGTGGACCAGACTGAGGACAATACAATAAGAGTAGTTGGAACATT CGGTTACATGCCTCCCGAGTATGTGGCGAATGGACAGTTCTCAATGAAATCTGATGTGTATAGTTTCGGAGTTTTGACTCTGGAGATTATTCTTGGCAAAAAGAATAGTAGCTTCCACCAGATACATGGTTCAGTATGCAACTTGGTCTCATAT GTATGGAGGGTTTGgaacaacaaaacattattgGAACTCGTAGACCCGACCATGGGAGAGAATTATGATAAATATGAAGTCGTTAGATGCATCCATATCGGGTTATTGTGCGTTCAAGAAAACCCTGCTGATCGTCCAACCATGTCCACAGTAATTAAGATGCTCACTAATACTTCAATTACTCTACCTGTGCCTCAACCACCTGGATTTGTCTTCAGGGCCAGATCTGAGCCAAACCTATTAAGCAAGATAATGCAGATTGGTCCGTCTACTACCATGTCTTTCACTTGTTCCATTGATGATGCATCAATCACGGATGTTTATCCTCGTTGA